Proteins encoded by one window of Rubrobacter naiadicus:
- a CDS encoding amidohydrolase family protein, whose protein sequence is MDVEKIRAIDVHTHAESSREEPGAKHAFAEAAEKYFGESEHPTAWEVAEYYRNLRMAAVVFTVDMEMKTGQRRVPNEEVLEAARENPDVLIPFASIHPARGKMGVKEAERLIEMGVRGFKFHPNLQDFYPNDRMAYPLYEVIAEAGLIALFHTGHSGMGTGMPGGGGVRLKYSNPMYVDDVAVDFPEMKIILAHPSFPWQDEALSVCLHKPNVYIDLSGWSPKYFPENLVHYANTLLKRKMLFGSDYPAIKPERWIEDFEEAGFREEVKPLILKENAAKLLGLR, encoded by the coding sequence ATGGACGTGGAGAAGATCAGGGCGATAGACGTGCACACCCACGCCGAGAGCTCGCGCGAGGAGCCCGGCGCCAAACACGCCTTCGCCGAGGCCGCCGAGAAGTACTTCGGGGAGAGCGAACACCCCACCGCCTGGGAGGTCGCCGAGTACTACCGCAACCTCCGGATGGCGGCGGTCGTCTTCACCGTGGACATGGAGATGAAGACCGGCCAGCGGCGCGTCCCCAACGAGGAGGTGCTCGAGGCCGCAAGGGAGAACCCGGACGTCCTCATCCCCTTCGCCAGCATCCACCCGGCGCGGGGGAAGATGGGCGTAAAAGAGGCGGAGCGCCTCATAGAGATGGGCGTCAGGGGCTTCAAGTTCCACCCCAACCTGCAGGACTTCTACCCCAACGACCGGATGGCCTACCCGCTCTACGAGGTCATCGCCGAGGCCGGGCTCATAGCGCTCTTCCACACCGGCCACTCCGGGATGGGCACCGGGATGCCCGGCGGCGGGGGGGTGCGCCTCAAGTACTCCAACCCGATGTACGTGGACGACGTCGCGGTGGACTTCCCGGAGATGAAGATCATCCTGGCCCATCCCTCCTTCCCCTGGCAGGACGAGGCGCTCTCGGTGTGCCTGCACAAGCCCAACGTCTACATAGACCTCTCCGGCTGGTCGCCGAAGTACTTCCCGGAGAACCTCGTCCACTACGCCAACACGCTGCTGAAGAGGAAGATGCTCTTCGGCTCGGACTACCCGGCCATAAAGCCCGAGCGGTGGATCGAGGACTTCGAGGAGGCGGGCTTCCGCGAGGAGGTGAAACCCCTCATCCTGAAGGAGAACGCTGCTAAGCTGCTCGGCCTGCGGTGA
- a CDS encoding acyl-CoA dehydrogenase family protein, with protein sequence MVPDYYLLDELLTAGERAVREKVRAFVDREVLPVIGEYWERGEPPLSLLPALAELNLCGGTIEGYGCPGLSAVADGLVNMELSRGDGGLHILFGGTSSLVMPAIAMLGSEEQKERWLPAMARMEKVGAFALTEPEHGSDVVSLETRARRVGGGYVLDGRKRWIGNATFADVILVWARDEEGGVGAFVVEKGAPGMSTRLMTGKTAMRSSWQAEVELAGVRVPAENRLEHSRTFADTNRVLAAMRYGAAWAALGHAVACYEAALAYAGERRQFGRPIAAFQLVQKKLAGMLAEITSMQLLCLRLSQLADRGKMTGPMASLAKMNNAAKARKVCLEAREILGGNGILLEYHVARHVADMEAVYTYEGTDDINALIVGRDVTGVSAFA encoded by the coding sequence GTGGTCCCGGACTACTACCTCCTGGACGAGCTCCTCACCGCCGGCGAGCGTGCCGTGCGCGAGAAGGTGAGGGCCTTCGTGGATCGCGAGGTGCTCCCGGTCATAGGGGAATACTGGGAGAGGGGGGAGCCGCCCCTCTCCCTGCTCCCGGCCCTCGCGGAGCTGAACCTCTGCGGGGGCACCATAGAGGGCTACGGCTGCCCGGGCCTGAGCGCGGTGGCCGACGGGCTGGTGAACATGGAGCTCTCCCGGGGAGACGGCGGGCTGCACATCCTCTTCGGAGGGACCTCCTCGCTGGTCATGCCCGCCATAGCCATGCTCGGCAGCGAGGAGCAGAAGGAGCGCTGGCTGCCGGCGATGGCGCGGATGGAGAAGGTCGGGGCCTTCGCCCTCACCGAGCCCGAGCACGGCTCCGACGTGGTCTCCCTCGAGACCCGGGCGCGCCGCGTGGGCGGCGGGTACGTCCTGGACGGCAGGAAACGCTGGATCGGCAACGCCACCTTCGCCGACGTGATCCTGGTCTGGGCCCGCGACGAGGAGGGAGGGGTGGGGGCCTTCGTCGTGGAGAAGGGCGCCCCCGGCATGAGCACCCGGCTCATGACCGGCAAGACCGCGATGCGCTCCTCCTGGCAGGCGGAGGTGGAGCTTGCGGGCGTCCGGGTGCCGGCGGAGAACCGCCTGGAGCACTCCCGCACCTTCGCGGACACGAACAGGGTGCTCGCCGCCATGCGCTACGGGGCGGCCTGGGCCGCCCTGGGGCACGCCGTCGCCTGCTACGAGGCGGCGCTCGCCTACGCCGGGGAGAGGAGGCAGTTCGGCCGGCCCATAGCCGCCTTTCAGCTCGTGCAGAAGAAGCTCGCCGGGATGCTCGCGGAGATCACCTCCATGCAGCTCCTCTGCCTCAGGCTCAGCCAGCTCGCCGACCGGGGTAAGATGACCGGGCCGATGGCCTCGCTGGCGAAGATGAACAACGCGGCGAAGGCCCGCAAAGTCTGCCTGGAGGCCCGTGAGATCCTCGGGGGCAACGGCATCCTGCTCGAGTACCACGTGGCGCGGCACGTGGCGGACATGGAGGCCGTCTACACCTACGAGGGTACCGACGACATCAACGCGCTCATAGTCGGCCGCGACGTCACCGGCGTGAGCGCGTTCGCCTGA
- a CDS encoding bifunctional 5,10-methylenetetrahydrofolate dehydrogenase/5,10-methenyltetrahydrofolate cyclohydrolase encodes MKELCGARLIDGISVASSLKERLRGELLSHLSAGDVARRPTLATLLVGTPHEAVAYERRLRDLTGELGFGHLCASFEEEATEAEVLETLHRLDADESVCGILILKPLPDHIPVERLSEELSPAKDVEGIHPYNAGLLALGRPRYVPSTPKACFLILDDYLKRSGRDPQEFYERSHIVVIGRSANVGRAALQLAMRRGATVTSCDVNTYRAGRLREFTGQADVLISAAGVAGLIDESHVKEGVIAIDVGINPVEGPGDEVRLVGDMDTRSVAKKAEAITPVPGGVGPVTDVCLLENVLLAARAT; translated from the coding sequence TTGAAAGAGCTGTGCGGAGCCCGGCTCATAGACGGCATCTCCGTGGCCTCTTCTCTGAAAGAGCGCCTGCGCGGGGAGCTCCTCTCCCACCTCTCTGCAGGGGACGTGGCACGCAGGCCGACCCTCGCGACGCTGCTCGTCGGGACCCCTCACGAAGCGGTGGCCTACGAGAGACGCCTCAGGGACCTCACGGGCGAGCTCGGCTTCGGGCACCTCTGCGCCTCCTTCGAGGAAGAGGCGACGGAAGCAGAAGTCCTGGAAACCCTGCACCGGCTCGACGCCGACGAGAGCGTCTGCGGCATCCTCATCCTGAAACCCCTTCCAGACCACATCCCGGTGGAAAGACTCTCCGAAGAGCTCTCCCCCGCAAAAGACGTCGAGGGAATCCACCCCTACAACGCGGGGCTTCTGGCGCTCGGAAGGCCGCGTTACGTCCCCTCGACCCCCAAGGCCTGCTTTCTCATCCTCGACGACTATCTGAAGAGGAGCGGGAGAGACCCGCAGGAGTTCTACGAGAGGAGCCACATCGTCGTCATCGGACGCTCTGCCAACGTAGGAAGGGCCGCGCTGCAGCTCGCGATGAGGCGGGGGGCGACGGTCACATCCTGCGACGTGAACACCTACCGGGCGGGGAGGTTGCGCGAGTTCACCGGCCAGGCCGACGTCCTCATCTCTGCAGCGGGGGTGGCCGGTCTAATAGACGAAAGCCACGTAAAAGAAGGCGTGATCGCCATAGACGTGGGGATAAACCCGGTCGAAGGGCCGGGAGACGAGGTCAGGCTCGTCGGGGACATGGACACCAGGAGCGTGGCGAAGAAGGCCGAGGCCATAACACCCGTTCCCGGGGGCGTGGGCCCCGTGACCGACGTGTGCCTGCTCGAGAACGTGCTGCTCGCGGCGAGAGCGACATGA